The following proteins are encoded in a genomic region of Chelmon rostratus isolate fCheRos1 chromosome 3, fCheRos1.pri, whole genome shotgun sequence:
- the nthl1 gene encoding endonuclease III-like protein 1, with amino-acid sequence MLHVRCSTRVCYVVQYFIMASPYFVQSRSVITRSGNQSSGGTPAASLRSKLTNRRRNADPVSPAAVKVEEEEARISEQRSSSAPLSTGGCPEILPTGRPHPKTESGTPTLLSHGRRRRQLKVEYDKDEGVMPVKAEHWDPPEWKKQLGYIREMRSSRDAPVDNMGAEKCYDTEAPAHVRRFQVLVSLMLSSQTRDQVTAAAMQKLRAHGCTVENVLATDDETLGKLIHPVGFWRNKVKYLKLTSAMLLKEFGGDIPDSVEGLVRLPGVGPKMAHLAMDIAWDQVSGIGVDTHVHRISNRLGWLKKPTKNPEETRKALEEWLPRELWSEINWLLVGFGQQVCLPVNPLCSVCLNQHSCPSAHKNSPTKRPKAGSPRSPSPTSSFKTKTEPDQESAVKYERTEKELRPTPVSPTTQRRRLKSKVNH; translated from the exons ATGCTCCACGTACGGTGCAGCACGAGGGTCTGTTATGTAGTCCAGTATTTCATAATGGCTTCTCCTTATTTCGTGCAGAGCAGGTCTGTCATCACTCGGAGTGGGAATCAAAGTTCTGGCGGCACACCTGCGGCCTCTCTCAGGTCCAAACTTACCAACAGACGGAGGAACGCGGATCCAGTCTCCCCTGCGGcggtgaaggtggaggaggaggaggcgaggatCTCGGAGCAAAGATCCTCCTCGGCCCCCTTATCGACGG GTGGTTGCCCTGAAATCCTCCCCACCGGCAGACCACATCCAAAAACAGAATCAGGCACTCCAACGCTGCTGTCACACGGCCGCAGGAGGCGACAACTGAAGGTGGAATATGACAAGGATGAAGGTGTCATGCCGGTGAAGGCAGAGCACTGGGACCCTCCGGAGTGGAAGAAGCAGTTAGGATACATTCGTGAGATGAGAAGCAGCCGTGACGCGCCTGTAGACAACATGGGAGCAGAGAAATGCTACGACACAGAGGCTCCTGCACAT GTGAGACGTTTCCAGGTGCTGGTTTCGCTCATGCTGTCCAGTCAGACCAGGGACCAGGTGACAGCGGCAGCTATGCAGAAGCTCCGAGCTCACGGCTGCACAGTAGAAAATGTACTCGCTACTGATGATGAAACACTGGGAAAACTCATCCACCCAGTCGGCTTCTGGCGG AATAAGGTGAAGTATCTGAAGCTGACATCAGCCATGCTGCTGAAGGAGTTTGGAGGGGACATCCCAGACAGCGTGGAGGGGCTGGTTCGCCTGCCAGGAGTTGGACCTAAGATGGCTCACTTGGCTATGGACATCGCTTGGGACCAGGTGTCTGGCATTG GTGTGGACACACATGTGCATCGTATCTCTAACAGGCTGGGCTGGCTCAAGAAGCCAACCAAGAACCCGGAGGAAACACGTAAAGCCCTGGAGGAGTGGTTACCCAG GGAGCTGTGGAGTGAGATCAACTGGCTGCTCGTGGGTTTCGGACAGCAGGTTTGTCTACCCGTCAACCCCCTGTGCTCCGTGTGTCTGAACCAGCACAGCTGTCCGTCTGCACACAAGAACTCTCCTACAAAGAGGCCGAAGGCCGGATCCCCGAGGTCCCCAAGTCCAACTTcctcctttaaaacaaaaactgaacctGACCAGGAATCTGCTGTTAAATAcgagaggacagagaaggagcTGCGGCCCACACCTGTTTCCCCCACCACCCAGAGAAGGAGGCTGAAAAGCAAAGTTAACCACTGA